Sequence from the Rutidosis leptorrhynchoides isolate AG116_Rl617_1_P2 chromosome 3, CSIRO_AGI_Rlap_v1, whole genome shotgun sequence genome:
CGAGTTCCGACACACCGGACACGTCAGCTGAACTCTTAACCATGTATCGATACAACTCATATGAAACAAGTGTCCACATTCAGGAAATAACCTAAGCACGTCCGATGGTTTATAATCCGCTAAACAAATAGAACAACCCGACCCGTAATCAATACTAATTGCGCCCGTTTCACTTGCAGCTTTATGAGACTCCGTCATGATTTCAGAATAAAGAAAAGTCGGGAAAGTCGACAAGATGTCGTTGTCAAGACGGCTCGTTGAGACACAACTGTCGTCCTCACTGTCGGAGTCGATAGTTGGTGCTGGTGCTTGAGAACTTCGTTTGCAcatgtaataaatgtaaaaaatGATTAGTATGAAGATGAGGACAAAAAAGGCTATTCCGACGTCGTACGCTGTCTCTGTTTGGTGGTTTCCAGTGGTGTTAGACGATGGTTTACCGGCGTTAATAGTAGTGTTCATATTCTGTTTGGGACGAGGAAATACAGTTGTCGAATGGGTGGTTTATAGGGGAAAATGGGCACGCCAACATAATGTCTCTTACCTTTTGAGTTGAATATAGTTTTCAACGATTTTTATTCTTTAATTTAACAACTTgcaatgaaaaaaaatatattttttctatttattttcgaaatgcaaaaatattattaataagaacACGAAGGACATTTGATGTCCAGCCCATTACAGCCCGAGACTAGCCTAAACATACATGACATGTCAGTTGTCTAGAGAGCAACTACATAGCTAAGAATTGTAAACGAAAACAATACATATCAAGCTAGCTAAGACACGTAAATACTAAACGATTAGCTCAACAATAGAGCTAAATAGCGTACATGTTGGGGTTGGAGCGCCCGTTGAGCCACTCGATCTTTAGTTCTTGACTCGGTTGAAGATCCATTCAAACGATTTGAGTTGAATTTTCATTAGAGTCGTCGATCCACTACAAGTTTATTTGAGAACACTTTGAGATTACGATTCCTCCACATTAAATACACACAAATTCATTTCGTTGCTTGTCAAAGTTTCGAACCCAAAGGAGACCATGTACGATTGCATTTTCCACGAAGAGCTTCATTCACACTTAAATTTGATACCGAGCCCATTCCCCACCATTTATAAACCTTTTCTCAACTTTCAGCGAATGTTGAAAAAGAAATAAGGAGTGATAATAAGGAGTGATCATTTGTTTCCAGGCTATCATCACAAACGGGAAATCTAACTGTGATGAGATCGAACCCTCTCTTGTTCAAATCAACTCGAGTTGGAATACGCCTCTTTAACACTCTCAATATGAAGATTTCAACTTTGCCTTGCACCATATTGTTTTGCAGTGTTTCATCTCGAGTTCTGTTGTCTACGAAAGTCCGATCATCATAAAGTCTTGATAACTTCTTGGATGTGAAAATGCCATTGAGTGCTAGCTTCCAAAACGACATGTCACGGGCCTTGTAAGTTTGAACATAAGAATTTAACGCGTTAGTTAATTGTTGCAATTCATCTTGTGCTCGCCCTGTTGAATTTCGGTTCCAGCTCCACGAAGGTTTCCAAGACTGTTCAGCCCATTGAATCCTGCTGCTGACCGTCGCTAGCTGATTTGCCTTGTGAAAGATGCGCCAAAGTACACACATGTTTTGTTAATTGAAacacttgcacgaataatatttggaCATACCCCGCCTTTCCCTTATGACCTAAAAGGACCATTAGGGATTAGCAGGCCATTCGGCCCATATATGCTTCTCAAAACCGAGACCCAAAGCGAATTGGACTTAGATTTGACCCGCCACAACCATTTCCCCAAGGGAGATAAACTTTTGTCCCAAAGTGAACCAATGTTTAGAcgaccccccccccccctctcccCCTTCACCATAAGGAAAAAAGCGACTCCTCTCATTTGACCTCGCCCGACCCGTACCAAAAGAAATTGTATCTAATACTCTCAAGAATTGCTAACATACTCGAAGGAGTACGAAAGAGGGAGAAACAATATATCGGTAAACTATTAAGAACAGATGTAACAAGCGTTAAATTTCCACCAAAAGAAACCGATTAAGCCTTCCAATCCGCGAGCCTAGATTTAAATTTGTCAACTTTCTATCCGGTTCATATTTCAACAAACGGACAACCCTAAGTAAGTGAATGGGAATTCACCAAATTTACAACCGATCCGGAAAGCCATCCTATCAACCTCTTCCTTTATCACACTTAAACCGAAAATAAGGCTATTATGATAGTCAACTTTGAGACCCGACATCCTTTCAAAACAACCGCAGAAGTTTTATGAGATTACAAAATTTTGTCTACTCCACTCTCCGAGAAAAATCGTGTCATCTGCATATTGGAGACGTGATAATGACAACTTATCCTAGCCGATCTCGACACCCTTGAACAACCCACAATTCAATGTCTTTTTGGTGAGTAATTTTAAACCTTCCGCAGCAATAATGAACAACAAGGGTGATAGTGGATCTCCATGTCTAACTCCTTTTTCTACCTTAAATTCCTAGGTAGGGAAGCACGGAGATAGATGCAGAATTAAGACACTCCATTTCCTCCATCTCTCACCGAACCCCTttttattatttccattagaaATTCCCAACTTAAGCTATTAAACGCCTTTTCGAAGTTGACCTTGAACACTAAACTTTTCCTTTGGTTTTTACATAAGAAATTAATAGACTCACTAGAGCACCATCTAGGATGTACGTTCCTTTTAAAATTGTGCTTTGTTGTTTACCGATAAGGTTAGGAATAACATTTCGAATCCGAGAGAATCTTCGCGAGGATCTTGTAATAGCTTCTTATCAAGCTTATAGGC
This genomic interval carries:
- the LOC139899912 gene encoding putative RING-H2 finger protein ATL71; translation: MNTTINAGKPSSNTTGNHQTETAYDVGIAFFVLIFILIIFYIYYMCKRSSQAPAPTIDSDSEDDSCVSTSRLDNDILSTFPTFLYSEIMTESHKAASETGAISIDYGSGCSICLADYKPSDVLRLFPECGHLFHMSCIDTWLRVQLTCPVCRNSPT